From the Pseudoalteromonas tunicata genome, one window contains:
- a CDS encoding amidohydrolase family protein — translation MKVFKKSMLAAALLTGFSAYAAPIAITNATVYTANEQGILKNATVVMDEGKIIAINPESHNATQVIDANGRILSPGIISTMNQLGLVEVGAVAASRDAGDKKADITFDASLAYNPRSSLIAYARKGGITRDLVIPTGGEDIFAGLGFVVDLSGEFDSVLTKEAAVVVSLGERSSGSRAYSLQTLIDTLDGQVKKLAKAEKASKKTKKDDKADKEDKEPSKSEKLLTAVLKGEKPLVVYVSRAADMLELIKVKQQFNVNMVFVGAHDATLIKQQLVDAKVPVVLSVVANLPGSFDSLHSSLTTAGELEKAGAKVLLTIGGDASHNMYQLRYDTGIAVANGMSAQGALKAITANVAEVFGINAGEVAVGKAADLVLWSADPFELSSKVDQMWIGGKEYTTESRQDKLAERYIKQSAMPRAYTK, via the coding sequence ATGAAAGTATTTAAAAAATCGATGCTTGCGGCTGCTTTATTAACGGGTTTTTCAGCTTATGCTGCACCCATTGCGATTACCAATGCAACAGTTTACACCGCCAATGAGCAAGGCATTTTAAAGAATGCAACCGTGGTGATGGATGAAGGTAAAATTATTGCAATTAATCCAGAATCTCACAATGCAACACAAGTTATTGATGCTAATGGGCGTATTTTAAGTCCAGGTATCATCAGTACAATGAATCAACTTGGTTTAGTTGAAGTAGGTGCGGTTGCTGCATCACGTGATGCAGGTGATAAAAAAGCAGACATCACATTTGATGCCAGCCTTGCATACAATCCACGTAGTTCACTTATTGCTTATGCACGTAAAGGTGGGATCACCCGTGATTTAGTTATCCCAACGGGCGGAGAGGATATTTTTGCAGGTCTTGGTTTTGTTGTTGATTTAAGCGGTGAGTTTGATAGCGTTTTAACTAAAGAAGCTGCTGTTGTGGTTAGCTTAGGTGAACGTAGCAGTGGTTCACGTGCATATTCCCTGCAAACTTTAATTGATACCCTAGATGGCCAAGTTAAAAAGTTAGCAAAAGCAGAGAAAGCCAGCAAGAAAACAAAAAAAGACGACAAAGCTGACAAAGAAGATAAAGAGCCATCTAAATCTGAAAAACTACTCACAGCCGTGCTTAAAGGTGAAAAACCTTTAGTTGTTTATGTATCAAGAGCTGCGGATATGCTTGAACTGATTAAAGTTAAACAACAATTTAACGTTAATATGGTTTTCGTCGGAGCACATGATGCAACCTTAATTAAACAGCAATTAGTTGATGCTAAAGTGCCAGTGGTATTAAGTGTTGTTGCTAATTTACCAGGTAGCTTTGATTCACTTCATTCATCGTTAACCACAGCGGGTGAACTTGAAAAAGCGGGTGCTAAGGTATTGTTAACGATAGGCGGAGATGCAAGTCATAACATGTATCAACTTCGTTATGATACAGGCATCGCAGTCGCCAATGGCATGTCGGCACAAGGTGCTTTAAAAGCAATTACTGCTAATGTTGCAGAAGTCTTTGGTATCAATGCTGGTGAAGTTGCAGTTGGAAAAGCCGCTGATTTAGTACTTTGGAGCGCAGACCCATTTGAGTTAAGTTCAAAAGTAGACCAAATGTGGATTGGTGGTAAAGAATACACCACCGAATCTCGTCAAGATAAACTTGCTGAGCGTTATATCAAACAATCAGCGATGCCACGCGCGTACACTAAGTAA
- a CDS encoding amidohydrolase → MRHFAPSVMMIALSAALVGCNESGPQDPKVSIAKNPYPSTYKVLPSSTTLIQNATVLTGTGERLDDADVLVVDGKISKVGKDLTAEGATVIDAKGKWVTPGIIDVHSHLGAYPNPGVESHQDGNEMTNPVTAEVWVEHSVWPQDPGFNTARAGGITTLQILPGSANLIGGRGVTLKNVPAHTMQAMKFPDAPYGLKMACGENPKRVYGSRKEAPSTRMGNMAGYRHAFIEATEYKRAWEKYERDYAAGKNPQAPERDLMLDTLKGVLDGEVMIHNHCYKAEEMAMMIDLSKEFGYHAGTFHHGIEAYKIADMLAENKNCAALWPDWWGFKMEAYDMVHENIAIVDAVKNSCAIVHSDSDTTIQRLNQEAGKAMASGNNKGFAIKEQDAIKWITANPAKSLGILDKTGTLEPGKQADVVIWNQSPFSVYAHAEQVFVDGAKVFDRFDDKYQAKSDFMLGQR, encoded by the coding sequence ATGCGACATTTTGCCCCATCGGTAATGATGATTGCACTTAGTGCAGCACTTGTTGGCTGTAATGAGTCAGGTCCTCAAGATCCTAAAGTTTCAATCGCTAAAAACCCATACCCAAGCACTTACAAAGTATTACCAAGTTCAACGACTTTAATTCAAAATGCCACCGTTCTAACTGGAACAGGTGAGCGTTTAGATGACGCTGATGTACTTGTTGTTGATGGAAAAATTAGTAAAGTCGGTAAAGATTTAACGGCTGAAGGTGCCACCGTTATTGATGCCAAAGGTAAATGGGTAACACCAGGCATTATCGATGTTCATTCACATCTTGGCGCTTATCCAAATCCAGGAGTTGAGTCTCATCAAGATGGCAACGAAATGACTAATCCTGTGACAGCCGAAGTATGGGTTGAACACTCAGTATGGCCACAAGACCCAGGCTTTAATACTGCACGTGCCGGTGGGATCACTACGCTACAAATTCTCCCAGGTTCTGCTAATTTAATTGGTGGCCGCGGTGTGACGCTTAAAAATGTGCCTGCACATACCATGCAAGCAATGAAATTTCCTGATGCGCCGTATGGCTTAAAAATGGCGTGTGGTGAAAATCCAAAACGTGTTTATGGTAGCCGTAAAGAAGCGCCATCAACACGTATGGGTAACATGGCAGGTTATCGTCACGCCTTTATTGAAGCGACAGAATACAAACGTGCTTGGGAAAAATACGAGCGTGATTACGCCGCTGGTAAAAACCCACAAGCACCAGAGCGAGATTTAATGCTTGATACGCTAAAAGGCGTATTAGATGGCGAAGTGATGATCCACAATCATTGTTATAAAGCTGAAGAAATGGCAATGATGATTGATTTATCTAAAGAGTTTGGTTATCACGCCGGTACATTCCATCATGGTATTGAAGCATACAAAATTGCCGATATGCTTGCTGAAAACAAAAACTGTGCTGCGCTTTGGCCAGACTGGTGGGGCTTTAAAATGGAAGCCTACGACATGGTGCATGAAAACATTGCTATTGTTGATGCGGTTAAAAATTCATGTGCCATTGTGCACTCAGACTCAGATACCACTATTCAACGCTTAAACCAAGAAGCAGGCAAAGCGATGGCGAGCGGAAATAACAAAGGTTTTGCGATTAAAGAACAAGATGCCATTAAATGGATTACAGCGAACCCTGCTAAGTCATTAGGTATTTTAGATAAAACAGGTACGCTAGAGCCAGGTAAACAAGCCGATGTTGTTATTTGGAATCAAAGCCCATTCAGTGTTTACGCCCATGCTGAGCAAGTATTTGTTGACGGTGCAAAAGTATTTGATCGTTTCGATGACAAATATCAAGCAAAAAGTGATTTCATGTTAGGGCAACGCTAA
- the cobU gene encoding bifunctional adenosylcobinamide kinase/adenosylcobinamide-phosphate guanylyltransferase, which produces MKHLIIGGVRSGKSRYAECLASLSSKPVLYLATAEPIDAEMQARIAHHQAHRPSTWPTIEAPLKLEPILLNPNYQQHLILIDCMTLWLNNWLYYLSREYKGLEAIVLSESEYVNNSFQQVKSDFLGALKNTQADVVLVSNEVGFSITPENALARQFCDQQGWLNQAIAEQCEQVSAVMAGLPLLLKGKV; this is translated from the coding sequence TTGAAGCATTTAATTATAGGCGGCGTACGCTCTGGCAAAAGTCGATATGCAGAGTGTTTAGCCTCGTTATCGAGCAAACCCGTGCTTTATCTTGCCACGGCAGAGCCAATTGATGCAGAAATGCAAGCGCGGATTGCCCATCATCAAGCTCATCGACCTTCAACCTGGCCAACCATTGAAGCCCCACTGAAGCTTGAACCTATTTTACTTAACCCAAACTATCAACAACACCTTATTTTAATTGATTGTATGACGCTGTGGTTAAACAACTGGTTATATTATTTATCACGAGAATACAAAGGTTTAGAAGCTATTGTTTTAAGTGAATCCGAATATGTCAACAATTCATTTCAACAAGTAAAAAGCGATTTTTTAGGGGCTTTAAAGAACACTCAAGCAGATGTTGTATTAGTGAGTAATGAAGTTGGTTTTTCAATTACGCCAGAAAATGCGTTGGCGCGGCAATTTTGTGATCAGCAAGGCTGGCTCAATCAAGCGATAGCCGAGCAGTGCGAGCAGGTGAGTGCGGTAATGGCAGGTTTACCGTTATTGTTAAAGGGAAAAGTATGA
- a CDS encoding DUF3010 family protein, with the protein MRTCGVEIKGSEVLLCLLSKEEDVFDIRDIRQTRFTLSNSNDAEQLHKFQFDFKKLLEDYQIDTVAIKQRPHTGKFSGSAVGFKMEAAIQLINNVRVVLLSANDIKEQLKRNPLPIDFESTGLKKFQEHAFISAYVEIMEQTYPRPKNEI; encoded by the coding sequence ATGAGAACATGTGGTGTTGAGATTAAGGGAAGTGAAGTTCTTTTATGTTTATTAAGCAAAGAAGAGGACGTGTTTGATATTCGAGATATCCGTCAAACTCGCTTTACCTTATCTAATTCTAACGATGCTGAACAGCTACATAAATTCCAATTTGATTTCAAAAAATTACTTGAAGATTATCAAATAGATACAGTTGCAATCAAGCAGCGCCCGCACACAGGAAAATTTTCTGGCAGTGCTGTTGGTTTTAAAATGGAAGCTGCAATACAGCTCATCAATAACGTTCGTGTAGTCTTGCTTTCAGCCAATGATATTAAAGAGCAATTAAAACGTAACCCTCTACCAATTGATTTTGAATCAACAGGCTTAAAAAAGTTTCAAGAGCACGCTTTTATATCTGCTTATGTTGAAATTATGGAACAAACCTATCCTCGTCCAAAAAATGAAATCTAA
- a CDS encoding endonuclease/exonuclease/phosphatase family protein, translating to MTPPSSLQSSLRIASLNLYNFAKPPFSFYHPDEHYSAQQWQEKCLWLSSQLKHVQPAIIGFQEVFSPDELARICQSCGLPFFSTVSNPVLAEDDPFLFIKPVVALASLYPIETITVLKPDTQLLAAFNLPIDFQFNREPIKAKILIPVLGAATFYIVHLKSKRPTSLSSYTDVAFKEQPIASALLNATLGRYHSDMQRSLELALIYQDVIKSQTEGEHCTLIMGDFNDQITSDGLGFIFNQVISDGLAQTPSFGVTDSYQGSEQHRAGTHYYQNQGKVLDYILLSTPLLLPQSPFSVEFNAIDQHILNTSGLEQKLSSDHAFIYIDITKK from the coding sequence ATGACTCCACCTTCTTCCTTGCAATCATCGTTACGCATAGCAAGCTTAAACTTGTACAACTTTGCCAAACCACCTTTTAGCTTTTACCATCCCGATGAGCATTATTCAGCCCAACAATGGCAAGAAAAGTGTCTCTGGCTGTCATCACAGTTAAAACACGTTCAGCCAGCTATTATTGGTTTTCAAGAAGTATTTAGCCCTGATGAGCTAGCGCGTATTTGTCAGTCTTGTGGTTTACCTTTTTTTTCAACTGTGAGTAATCCAGTACTTGCAGAAGATGACCCTTTTTTATTTATTAAACCTGTGGTCGCATTGGCATCTCTTTATCCAATCGAAACCATTACAGTATTAAAGCCTGATACTCAGTTATTAGCGGCTTTTAATTTACCGATTGATTTTCAATTTAATCGTGAACCGATTAAAGCTAAAATCTTAATTCCTGTACTTGGCGCAGCTACTTTTTATATCGTACATTTAAAATCAAAACGTCCAACATCATTATCAAGCTATACCGACGTCGCCTTTAAAGAGCAGCCAATCGCAAGTGCCTTGCTCAATGCAACGCTTGGGCGTTATCACAGCGACATGCAGCGGAGCCTTGAATTAGCCCTTATCTATCAAGATGTAATCAAAAGCCAGACCGAAGGTGAGCACTGTACTTTAATCATGGGAGATTTTAATGACCAAATCACTAGTGATGGTTTAGGTTTTATCTTCAATCAAGTTATCAGTGATGGTTTAGCCCAAACTCCATCGTTTGGTGTAACTGATTCCTATCAAGGGAGTGAGCAGCATCGCGCAGGGACACATTATTATCAAAATCAAGGAAAAGTACTTGATTACATTTTGCTTTCAACGCCTTTACTTTTACCTCAATCCCCTTTTTCTGTTGAGTTTAATGCTATTGACCAACACATACTCAATACATCAGGTTTGGAGCAAAAACTAAGCAGTGATCACGCTTTTATTTATATCGATATTACTAAAAAATAA
- a CDS encoding histidine phosphatase family protein gives MSQIFLLRHGEVQGGKKLRGKTDEPLTSKGWQQMHHALINMQFDRVISSPLLRCAEFATEYAHLQQLPIKITTDLAEIDFGDWDGLTYEALFAEPNSAAERYFSDPYSHTIPNGESMADFATRVENVIELIAKRYKEQRVLVVTHGGVIRHFLTHLLGFNQAQIGAKYLPIEIGHGALIKLACYQSDSSNPQFCWQI, from the coding sequence ATGAGCCAGATCTTTTTGTTACGCCATGGTGAGGTACAAGGAGGTAAAAAACTACGGGGTAAAACCGATGAACCTTTAACGTCAAAAGGTTGGCAGCAAATGCACCATGCTTTAATAAACATGCAATTTGACCGTGTTATTAGCTCACCATTGTTACGTTGCGCGGAGTTTGCCACTGAATATGCTCATTTACAGCAATTACCGATAAAAATCACAACCGATTTAGCTGAAATAGACTTTGGTGATTGGGATGGCCTCACTTATGAAGCGTTATTCGCTGAACCAAACAGTGCTGCAGAGCGTTATTTTTCAGACCCTTATTCTCACACTATTCCCAATGGTGAAAGCATGGCAGATTTTGCAACAAGAGTTGAAAATGTAATTGAGTTAATCGCCAAACGCTATAAAGAACAACGTGTTTTAGTGGTGACTCATGGAGGTGTTATTCGTCACTTTTTAACACATTTACTTGGTTTTAATCAGGCCCAAATCGGTGCTAAATATTTACCGATTGAAATAGGGCATGGTGCATTAATTAAGCTCGCTTGTTACCAAAGTGACTCCAGTAACCCTCAGTTTTGCTGGCAAATTTAA